CACGATCGGCAGCGACGTTGCCGATGCCAGTGGCGCGCTGAAGCAGTTCGCATCGGCGCTGCTCGACAGCATCAGCAGCATCAAGGCAGCCAGTGCGGCGGCGCCCCAGACCGTTCAGGCCGCCGCCGGCGGCGGCCTGATCCGCCATCTCGACGGCGGTGGGCACCTCTCCGGGCCCGGCACGTCAACCTCCGACAGCATTCCAGCGATGTTGTCGGATGGCGAATACGTCATCAAGGCGAGTTCGGCGCGCAAGATTGGGCGCAGTCGGCTGGATTGGCTCAACGCCGGCAATTATGCGGGTGGTGGTTTCATTTCGCGGATGGTTTCGCGCGTGAGAGGGTTCGCCTCTGGCGGCCAAGTTGACGGGTTTGACCTAGTGGCGGCCATGAGGCGGGTGCGGGCGGAGGAAGAGGAGGAGCGGGAAAGGAAGCGGAAAGCGGAGCAGCTTCGGAAAGACCAGGATTGGGTTTATCGGTTGTTCAATCCTCAAGGGCCGGAGATCGCGACCGGCGGTCTGATCACGTCGGCCGGGGTGGTTCGTCCTGCACATTTCGCCCGCGGTGGCGCGGTCGGCAACCTATCCGCCTTTGCCGGCATGACGGCCAGCTTCCCGCATTTCGCCGAGGGCGGAATGCTCGATGTGCCCTCGCTGAGCGGACCTGCGCCGCAGCTCGACAACATCGCACCCGCCGCCGGCGGCGCGGCCGGTCACTACGACGTCGACCTGCGCACTAACCACGGCGACTTCCGCATGATGACGACCGAGGACGTCGCGCGGAAGATGAGCGCCGCGGCGCGCGATGCCGCCAACGCCAGCGCCGGCGCGGCGCCAAGCTGGGAATATGGGCGGTGAGACACGGCGACAGTGGCGAGCTGACCGATCTCGCTCTTGCGATTTGCAGCGCAGCCGTGGAGAAAGCCGCGGCGGGCCTGATCTTGCTGCGCGATGACGTCACCGCAGACTTGGCGGCGTTCGTCGCTACATACGACTTTTATGTCGCCGCATGGCCCCAGGGAGACGCGCTTCGCTTTCTCGTCATTCGATATGCGATGAAGGAAGGCGAAGACTTCCGCGGCAACGCCGCTTTTGTGCAGGACCGGGCCACCGCGATTGCGCTGCACGAGGCCTGCCGGGCCAATGACAACATCGCGCCAGCGGTGGCGGATGCCGACGCCATGGTTGCGCTTTACAAGGCCGTGCCTGCAGGATGCGCTTGACTGCCATGGCGCGGAGGCCATCGACCGAGACCGCAAGTAGACCAGGCGCAACCTGACAGCGAATTATTTCATGGACTCTTCCCGTTCAATAGGTGTGAAATGCCCCGGGCGATACAGGGGGAGCGGCGAGGTGAAGAAAGTCGATCTGTTGAAGCAGCTGACCTTTGGACTCCAAGTAGCTGAAGATGAAATTGGCGAGCTCGAACGATATTTCGTGGAAACTCATCAATGGGCTCGCATGGAGAAGGGGCAGATCGATATTGTCAGAGGCGAAAAGGGTTCTGGCAAGAGCGCTATCTATTCGTTGCTTCTAAGCAGGACGGGTCCTTTCTTCGATAACGGCATCCTTCTAATTCCGGCAGAAAACCCTAGAGGGGGAACGGTTTTCAAGGATCTGTCGACCGAGCCTCCAACGAGCGAACAAGAATTCGTCGCGCTCTGGAAGTTGTACATAATTACATTGATCGCCCAGCAGATCCGAGATTTTGGGATTTCTGGATCCGGCGCCAACCGAATCTATGGTATTTTGGAAGCTGCCGGGCTGCTTGAGGCAAAATTAAACCTGAGAAGTATCCTCCGCGCTGCTCATGATTACGCTCGGAAGCTTTCTGCCGCGGAATCTCTAGAAGGCGGCATGAAGATTGACCCTCATACTTTGTTGCCCGTAGGCGTAACTGGCAAGATAGTGTTGCGCGAGCCAAACCAAGATTTACGCAAAGCCGGCGTAGTATCGATCGACGGCCTATTTTCTGACCTAGACGAAGTCCTAGAATCCAACAACCTCACAGTTTGGGTGCTGCTTGATCGCCTCGACGTCGCATTCGTGGACAATCACGAACTTGAGGCGAATGCACTGCGTGCACTGATGCGCGCATACTCCGATCTAAAGAATACTGGCCGCCTAGCGCTCAAGATCTTCCTGAGAGAAGACATTTGGAAGCGAATCATGGACGGCGGTATGAGGGAAGCCAGCCACTTGATCCGCTATGTGGTGCTTGAGTGGGCGGAGCCCACCTTGCTCAATTTGATTATGAAGCGATTACTAAAAAACGAAGCTCTGGTGCAGGAATTTGGCTTGGACGTGAACGCAATTCTTGGAAATGCAAGAGCCCAAGAAGATACCTTCTATAGGTTCTTCCCGAAGCAGGTAGATCAGGGACCACAGAAAGCATCTACATTCAAATGGCTGGTCACCCGCTGTGCTGACGGCACTAGGAAGACCGCGCCTCGCGAGTTGATCCATTTGCTGAATGTCATATTGGAACAAGAAATTCGAAGGCTGGAAAATGGCGGCGAGGCGCCGGCGGACGATCTGCTGTTCGACCGGTCGGTTTTCAAGATGGCCTTACCGACTGTATCGAATGCTCGCCTGAACCAATATCTTTACGCTGAATATCCAAATGAAAAGCCTTTCGTATCCAGACTTGAGGGCCAAAAAACAGCTCAAACGGCGCAAAGCCTCGCTGACCTTTGGGGCATCTCCCAAGAGGAAGCTCTCACCAAGGCAAGGAGACTTGTCGATCTCGGCTTTTTCGAAGAGCGCGGTACGCGTGAAGATCCCACATTCTGGACGCCATTTCTCTACAGGGGCGCCCTGAACTTAATCCAAGGCCGCGCCGAGACTGATGATGATGATTGATACTGCGCGCACTGGATCGCATTGCATCTACTTCGCATTCAGCCAGATCTCTCAGCACCAGCGCTGTCGCGGCGGACATCGCGTGCCGCTGCAGACATATCGGTGCGCCAGCCCCTCACCGATGAGGATCTCGCCGACGTCACGTCCGCCGATCGTCAATGCCCCGCACAGCCTGCCGTAGTTGCAGCGATTTGTGCCCTCCTCCCCCGGCCGACACGCGCAGGCAACGCGCTGCAGCCGGGTATCGCCACCAGCGATCAGCTGCCGCAGACGATCCGTCGCAGCCTCGGCGCGACGGCGCTCGTCTTCGCACCTCGCCTTGTTGCCGCGCTCGGGCGTGTCGAAGCCGACCAGGCGATAAATCTGACCCTGGTGCCGCACTGTATCGCCGTCGACTGGAAAGATTGCGATCGGCGAACTCGGAGAGCTCCAGAGGTGCGCCACTCCGAGCAGGATCGCCGCCACTATGATGGCAGCGGACGCCCAGCTTGCAGCCTTCGGTTTGCCTCGGAACTGGATTGCCGTCGACATGGTGTGTGTCGCTGAGTTGACAAACCTTAAGCGCCGGCGCGAAACCTACAGCCGCTCCGGAGTTCAAACTTGGCGCTTACTAATTTTTCGCCGCTGGGGGGCCACCCAGACTTGCCGGTCCCTCGCCGGGATAGTTTCGCTGGATGGTCACGCTATGGCCGTCCTGCTGCTGCCGGGTTTCAGAAACCGTCGTTCCCAGCGGTTGCTCGGGACTAGGCCGGGTCGGAACCTTGTCCGGATCGACGCGCCCGCAACCGGTATCGGTGCAGTAGTAGCCGAAGAAGTCCTTGGCGAGCGCGCCAGTGGCCTGATCCTTCGTCCCGTAGATTTTGACGTAGCCCTGCGTTTGCTCGATAATCACCACCGCGCGATGGATCACGCGGCCATCAGGCGCATAGGCGGTCAGCAAGGTGCGCCCAGGCCTGAGGCCGCGCAACGTGAAGGCTCGGTCTGTCTCCGGCACGATCTGCGCAACGCCCTCGACGGTGAGCGACAGCCGCCCGAACGGTTCCTCGAAGGCGAAGGTGCGCGCGTCCTCTGCGCGCAGCTTGATCTCGTTGTTGGTGACAATTTCCTTCGGCGGCTCAGCAACCGCTCTGCCCGCAATAATCGACAGCAGAACCGCAAAACTCAAGAACACAGCGCGCATTGGAAATCCCTCTGGCCTGCAATATGCACCGATGCTAGTGCAACCTTGGCTTGTTTGGAAGCCTTTAGGCGAGACCGTAGATTTCGGCGCGATAGCTTGAGATCGCGGACGGCGCTCTCTTGGGGGTGTGCAAACGCGCCGGTCAGCCCTTTTTGAGCCCGATCTCTACCAGCCGGCGGATAGCCTCAGAGCGCCCGGGGGTGTCGCCCTGCTTCGCAGCCCATGCGTCAACGTCAGCGCGCAGTTCCTTCGACAGGCGGATAGCCGTCACCGGATCGCGCCCTGTCGCCGGGCGTCCTCGTTTTTTAGGTATTACCTTAATTGACTTCGCCATAAATATGTATTACCAAAAATGCAAGCCGAGGGGAAGGGTTCAGCTTCCGCCCCGGCTCTAACCCGGGACACGGAGCGACCCATGCCACAGGCTTTAAACATCATAGCGCCCAGCGCCGCCGGCGCTGATCGATTTTCAACGCGTTCGGAGGATTCGGCCAGCGGCCGGCAAGCAACCCAGCTAGGCGGCTCGCCGCGTGAACCGATCCCGTCTCCCGAAAGTTCTTGGCCGCGGGCGCTGGGAAGCAATCGGAGATCGTTTATGACCATGATCGTCAGCGCTAGCACGCTCGCCCTCGCACAACCTGCAGGGAGTGTCTATCAGACCCCTGACGCAGAGCTGATCGCGCTCGGGCAGCAGCTGGATGCGTTCGCCCATCGGCTCGCGACTTCGGAGGCAAAATGGGCCGAAGACACGGCGCCGAATTGGGAGCATCCCGACGACATTCTGACTGAGGCTGGTCCAGTGTGTCGCGCCATTCTCGCTGCTCCCGCCCGAACGGTTGCCGGTCTCGCGGTGAAGGCCCGCCTCGCCGCTTTCGGCGCCCCAACCTATTGGCAGAAAAGCGATGAGGATGCCGATTGGGATATTCTCGTGATGCGCCAATTGGTCGAGTCGGTGATCCACACTGCCTCAGCGGGAGTCTAATCAGTTTCTCGTTCAATAGTGCGATCCAGGTGCCCGGGCCAGTCCCGGGCATTTCAACTTTAGCCGGCCATGCGTTTTGCCACCGCGATTGCCACCCAACAGGTGGGTACAAGGCGGAATCGCTCGGTACGTGGCGGGACGTTGGAGCACCATAAGTGCTGATTAGATAGGCCTATTCGGCACCAGCGGGGATCAGTCGAAACGGCCGTCTAAGGTTTTCAAGACCGGTGCCTTAAACCACTCGGCCACCCTTCCAAAACCCGTAATGGCTGTCGCTTAACGCAGTCGACCGCGCAAGGCAACGCCAAGTTCGCCTCGGGTCCAAACCTGTGCGGGCGGGGGCGCAGCAACGGCAGCTGACGAGGTGCGTCCAACTCGCATTTCAGCCTGCCCTAGCCAGTCGGGCAATCAACCAGCACGGCGCTTCGGATGTATTTGGTTCTCTGGCGGTCGCTGACATGGCGGCCGAATTGAGGGCTGAAATTGAGGTCATAGCGGCACCCTGCCCGCATGGCCTGGTAGATCGCGCCCCGCTCGATCACATAGCTTCCTTCCGGCAGCGTCTTAAGGCGAACCTGCGCGATCGTCTGTTCCTGGCCGTGGTCCGGGCCGAGATAGGTGACGCGGTCGGTCGAACCGACCGACCAGGCAATTGCAAACACGCAGGCGATCGAGGCAACGAGACCGGCGACCAGACCGAGTTGCGGTTGCGGAATGGATTCCGAAGGCAAGCTCATCTCGTTTCGTGTCGATCCACGCTTACCGGTTCAAACACCTCCTCATCACGCAAGAGAAAACGGCGCCCCGCAAGGGAGCGCCGCGTGAATGGTCTTCGACCTGCGCCGGACTCAGTAACCGCAGGACGCGCAGTTCATCTGCACCGGGGCGTAATAGGAATAGCCCGGCGAGACCATCTCGACGCGCTGGCGCGTGGCGTATTGCGGCGGGATGCGCTGGTACTGGACGCTGGGCGGCGCGACCATCACGGTCTGCGGCACCATCACGGTGCGGTACTGCGCCGGCGTGCGATGCGCGACGACGGAGCCCGGCGAGACCATCACGGTCTCGTCGACGGTGCGGTATTGCGGCTGCACGTATTGCTGCTGATAGCAGGTCGTGCACGGCGGCGGCGTGTAGCAATTGTAGCAGCCGGCGGAGGCTGCGCCCGTCATGGAAATCGCGGCGACGGCGGTCGAGAAAACAACGGCGAGAGTGCGAGACATTGTGGTGGTGCCCCAGTTGCCCGAAATGGATTTGCGAAGGTCGCCGCAGTATACGCAGCAAAACGCTGCTTTGCCGAAGTTCGTGGAGGCATCCTTAATGCGAACGGCCGGCTTTCGCCGGCCGTTCAGATCTTGTTGACCATGCGCGCGAGGCGAACGGCGCGTACTCAGTTCGAACGCCGCTTCACCTCACGCACCGCGCCGCGCGCGGCGCTGGTGGTGAGCGCAGCGTAAGCCTGCAGCGCGGTCGAGACGTTGCGCTTGCGGCCTTGCGCCTGCCAGGCGGCATCGCCCTTGGCCTCTTCGGCCGCGCGGCGCTTGGCGAGCTCCTCGTCGGAGACCTCCAGCGTGATGCTGCGGTTGGGGATGTCGATGGCGATGATGTCGCCGGTCTGTACCAGTCCGATGTTGCCGCCTTCCGCCGCTTCCGGCGACAGATGGCCGATCGAGAGGCCCGAGGAGCCACCCGAGAAGCGTCCGTCGGTGACGAGCGCGCAGGCTTTGCCGAGGCCCATCGATTTCAGATAGCTCGTCGGATACAGCATCTCCTGCATGCCGGGGCCGCCGCGCGGGCCCTCATAGATGATGACCACGACCTCGCCGGCGACGACCTTGCCGCCCAGGATACCCTCGACCGCCGCGTCCTGGCTTTCGAACACGCGCGCGGGACCGGAGAATTTCAGGATCGAGGCGTCGACGCCCGCGGTCTTCACGATGCAGCCGTCCTGCGCGAGGTTGCCGTAGAGCACGGCGAGGCCACCGTCCTTGCTGAAGGCGTGTTCGAGGTCACGCACGACGCCCTTCTCGCGGTCGGCGTCGAGCTCGTCGTAGCGGCGCTCCTGGCTGAAGGCGACTTGCGTCGGGATGCCGCCGGGCGAGGCGCGGAAGAAGGTGCGGACCGCCTCGCTTTTGGAGCGCTTGATGTCCCAGCGCTCCAGCGAGTCCTTCATAGTCGGCGCATGCACGGTCGAGACCGAGGTGTCGATCAGCCCGGCGCGGTCGAGCTCGCCGAGAATGCCCATGATGCCGCCGGCGCGATGCACGTCCTCGACATGCACGTCGGCGACCGACGGCGCGACCTTGCACAGCACGGGCACGCGGCGCGACAAGCGGTCAATGTCCTGCATGGTGAACTTGACCTCACCTTCATGGGCGGCGGCGAGCAGATGCAGCACGGTGTTGGTCGAGCCGCCCATGGCGATGTCGAGCGTCATGGCGTTCTCGAACGCCTTGAAATTCGCGACGTTGCGCGGCAGCACGCTCGCGTCCTCCTGCTCGTAATAGCGGCGGACCAGGTCGACGATGGTGTGGCCGGCCTCGACGAACAGGCGCTTGCGGTCGGCATGGGTCGCGACCACGGTGCCGTTGCCGGGCAGCGCCAGGCCAAGCGCCTCGGTCAGGCAGTTCATCGAATTGGCGGTGAACATGCCCGAGCAGGAGCCGCAGGTCGGGCACGCCGAGCGCTCGATCACCTTGACGTCCTCGTCGCTGACCTTGCTGTCGGCCGCCGCGACCATGGCGTCGATGAGGTCGACGGCCTTGGTCTTGCCGGCCAGCTTGACCTTGCCGGCCTCCATCGGCCCGCCCGAGACGAACACGGCGGGGATGTTGAGCCGCAGCGCGGCCATCAGCATGCCGGGCGTGATCTTGTCGCAATTGGAGATGCAGACGAGGCCGTCGGCGCAGTGCGCGTTGGCCATGTACTCGACGCTGTCGGCGATCAGCTCGCGTGACGGCAGGCTGTAGAGCATGCCGTCATGGCCCATGGCGATGCCGTCATCGACCGCGATGGTGTTGAACTCCTTGGCGACGCCGCCGGCCTGCTCAATCTCGCGGGCGACGAGCTGGCCAAGGTCCTTCAGATGGACGTGGCCGGGCACGAACTGGGTGAAGGAGTTGACGACGGCGATGATCGGCTTGCCGAAATCGGCATCCTTCATGCCGGTCGCGCGCCAGAGGCCGCGGGCGCCCGCCATGTTGCGGCCGTGGGTGGTGGTGCGGGAGCGATAGGCTGGCATGGCGGTTTCCGTCCTCGGTTTTGGCCGGGCGGGCGAAAAAATATGAAGCCGCCTCAGACCTTTGTGGCCGGATAGCGCACGCCGGGAACGCGCGCAACGGGAACTTGGGCCGGACAGGGCTCCCCTGCTCCCGGCGCGGGGTTTGCGTCGCTGCCTATCTCTCCCGTCATTCCGGGGCGATGCGGAGCATCGAACCCGGAATCCATCAGGCGGCACGCACGCGGCCAGATGGATTCCGGGTTCACGCCTTTCGGCGCGCCCCGGAATGACGGCGGAGGGCCTATTGCAGCGTCGGTTCCAGCCGGTCACGCAGCCAATCCCCGATCACGGAGACCGCCAGCGTGGTGATCACGATGGTGGTAGCCGGCGCCAGCATGATCCAGGGCGCCCGCGTCAGGTATTCCCGGCCATAGCCGACCATGTTGCCGAGGCTGGTCATCGGCGGCTGCACGCCGAGGCCGAGGAAGGACAGGCCCGACTCCATCAGGATCACCTCGGGGAACACCAGCGTGGTCGAGACGATCAGGGTCGAGGCGATGTTGGGCAGGATGTGCCGGACGTAGATCCGCGGCGGCGTCGCTCCGAGTTGGCGGACGGCGGCGGCGTAGCCTTGCGCGTTGGCGGAGACGGCAAGTCCCCGCGCGATGCGGGCATAGCGCTCCCAGCCGAACAGTCCCATCAGGCCGATCAGAAGCGGCAGCGAATTGCCGAAGAAGGCGAGCACGGCGAGCGCCATGATCAGGAAGGGCATGCTGGCCTGGAAGTCGGTCAGCATCAGCACGAACTGCTCGACGGCCCCACGGAAATGCGCGGCCAGGAAGCCGAGCGTGGTGCCGACCACGGCCGAGATCGCGGTGGCGCCGAAGGCGATCAGCAGCGAGATGCGGATCGAGACGAGCAGCCGCGACAGCACGTCCCGGCCGAGCTCGTCGGTGCCGAGCCAGTGCGCGGCATTGCCGGGCGCGGCCAGGCGGTTGCGCAGGTCGAGCTGGGTGAAGCCGTAAGGCGCGATCTTCTCCGCGAAGGCCGCGATCACCAGCATGGCGACGATCCAGGTCACCGCGAGCGCGACCGAGACCGGGATTGCGGGCAGGCTGATGCGGCGGCGAACCGTCGTATCCTTCAGCGTCGCGTCGGTCATGCGTGGGCTCCCTTGGCGCGCAACCGCGGATCGAGAAAGCCGTAGAGAAAGTCGACGATCAAATTGGACGTGACCATGGTCATCGCCACCAGCAAGAGGATGCACTGCACGACGGCGAGGTCGCGGTTGGCGACGGCGACGACGAGCAGGCGCCCTACTCCCGGCCAGGAAAATACGCTTTCGACCACGACCGCGCCCGCGATCAGCGTGCCCACCATGAAGCCCAGAATGGTGACGGTCGGGATCGCTGCATTCGGCAGCGCATGGGACGTCACCACCTTGCGCCACGGAACACCCTTGGCGGAGGCGGTGCGGATATAGGGCTGGCCAAGCACCTCCAGCATCGCGCTTCGGGTGAAGCGCGCCAGCACGGCGGCACCGCCGAGGCTGAGCGTGACGATGGGCAGGATCGCGTGGCGCCAGCTGTCCTGGCCGCCCGACGGAAGCCAGCCGAGCTGCACGGCGAAGACGAGCACGAGCAGCAGCGCCAGCACGAAGCTCGGCACGGTGAAGCCGGCAACCGCCGTCATCATCACGGCGCGGTCGATCCCCGAACCCCGATGCAGTGCGGCATAGATGCCGGCGGGAACGCCGAGCGCGACCTTGAAGAAGAAGGCCGGCAACGTCAGCGCCAGCGTCGCCGGGATCCGCTCCAGCACGAGCTCGATCGCGGGCCGCCCGTCGCGCATGGAGCGGCCGAGCTCGCCCTTGGCGATGGCGCCGAAATAATCGAAATACTGGAACCAGATGGGATCATCGAGACCCCAAGCCTTGCGGAACGCCGCCAGTACCTCCGGCGGCGCCTCCGGTCCGAGGATCATCAGCGCCGGATCGCCTGACAACCGCAGCACGACAAAGGCGAAGGTGACGACGAGCACGATCGTGAGCGCCGCACGCCCGATGCGGATGGCGAAATAACGTCCCATCAGGCCGCGTCCCGCGTCTCGGCGCCGGTGACGAGGTGACAGGCGACTTGCCTGTTGCCGCCGACGGCCGCAAGCGCCGGTACCTCGCTCGCACAGCGCGCAATCGCACGTGGACAGCGCGGATGGAACGCACAGCCTTGGGGGCGCGCCGCCGGGTTCGGCGGGTCGCCTGCGAGCACGATGCGGCCGGCGCTGCGGCGCCCCGGCGCGGGCGAGGCCGAGACTAGCGCCTGGGTATAGGGATGCTCGGGTCGCGCGAACAGATCGTCCGCGCTGCCGATCTCGACGATGCGGCCGAGATACATCACGGCGACGACATTGCTGATCTGCCTGACGACGCGCAGATCATGGCTGATGAACAGCAGCGTCAGCGACAATTGGGCCTGGAGATCGCAAAGCAGGTTCACGACCTGCGCCTGGATCGAGACGTCGAGCGCACTGACCGGTTCGTCGCAGACCAGAAAGTCGGGTTTCGTGGCGAGCGCGCGTGCCAGCACGATGCGCTGACGCTGACCGCCCGAGAGCGCGCCGGGATAGCGCACGCCATGCGCGGGGGTCAGCTCGACCGCGCGCAGGAGTTCGCGAACACGGTCTTCGCGCTCGGCAGGCGTGCCGATGCCATGAATGTCGAGGGGCTCGCGGATCTGGGCGGCGACCGGCAAACGCCGGTCCAGCGCGCCGAGCGGGTCCTGAAAGATCATCTGCATGCGCGCCCGCTGCGCGCGCCATGCCGGCGTGGCCGGCGCAGCCATCGGCTTGCCATCGAACCGCACCTCGCCGCGATCGGGCGGCTCGAGACCGAGCACGATACGCCCTGTCGTCGACTTGCCCGAGCCGGACTCGCCGACGAGGCCGAGCGTCTCGCCCTTGGCAATCGCCAGCGACACGCCGTCGACGGCATGAACGGCGGTGCTGCGCCCGAACATTCCGGAGCGCATCGCGTAGCTGCGCGAGACCGCGGACACTTCGACGAGCGACACACTCATTCGGCGGCGATCCCGAGCAGCGCGCGGCGCGACGCCTCGGCGCGGATGCAGGCGACGTTGCGGTCATGCGCGATCGGCGCCAAGGTCGGCGCGGCAAGGCCGCACGGCTCCGCCGCCAGCGTGCAGCGTGGCGCGAAGGCGCAACCGCTTGGCATGTGCACGGGATCGGGAACGGTCCCGGGAATGGCCGTCAGGCGCCGCCGCGGCCCCTCGAGCGGCGGCAGCGCGCCGATCAGGCCCTGGGCATAGGGATGCACGGGATCGGCAAACAGCTGGTTGCTGGGTGCCTCCTCGACGATGCGGCCGGCATACATGACGGCGACGCGATCGCAATTCTCGGCGACGACGCCGAGATCGTGGCTGATCAGCACCATGGCCATGCCGAACTCGCGGCGAATGGTCGAGAGCAATTCCAGGATCTGCGCCTGGATGGTGGCATCGAGCGCGGTGGTCGGCTCGTCCGCGATCAGCAGGTCGGGATTTCCGGCAAGCGCCATCGCGATCATGATGCGCTGGACCTGGCCGCCGGAGAATTCGTGCGGATAGGCCTCCAGCCGCCGGCCCGCGTCGGGAATGCCGACGAGATCGAGCAGCCGTCGCGCTTCCGTCTTCACGGCGTTGCCCTGGAGATCGCGGTGCAGCGCCAGCGCTTCGCAGAGCTGCTTGCGGATGGTCAGCACCGGATTGAGCGCACTCGCCGGATCCTGGAAGATCATCGCGACCCGCCCGCCCCGCACCTGATCAAGCTCGGCGGCAGGAGCTCCGAGGATCTCGCGGCCATCGAGCTGTACCGAGCCCGTGACCTGCGCATGCCGCGGCAACAGGCCGAGGGCCGCGAGCCACGTCACGGACTTGCCCGATCCGGACTCGCCGACGAGGCCGAGGGCCTCGCCCTTCTGCAAGCCGATGTCGACGCCACGCAGGACCGGCACGCCACCAAAGGCGACGCGCAGGTTCTTGATGCTGACCAGCGGTGTCACGGCTTACGCCTCGAAATTGCCGGCGCGGAAATCCATCGCAAAGGCCGGCGACGCCTTCCACTTGATCGATTTCGGCTTGGCCGTGAAGGTCGCGTTCTGGTGCAGCACCGTATAGGCGGGATCCTCGCGCTCGGCGATCTCCAGCATGCGGCGGAACGCCTTCTTGCGCGCGGCGCGGTCGGTCGAGGTTTCCAGGAACTCCGAGAGCTTGTTCAGCTCGACATTGGTCCACTCCCCGATCTGCTGCTGCTGGCCGTTCGGCCCGTGCTGGGCGACCAGCGAGGAGACCGGATCGTTGAAGGCGGCCGAGTTCGACCAGTCGCGCACGGCGCGCGCGGGTCCACGCTCCATGATCTGCGACCAGTTCTCCTTGGTCTCGATCTGGACGTTGAGGCCGACCGACTTCCACATCTCGACCAGCACCTGCGCGGTCGCGACCTGGTTGGTGTAGTAATTGTTGAGCAGACGATAAGGGATCGGATCACCCTTGTAGTTGGCCTGCTTCAACAGATCCTGCGCGAGCTTGGGATCATACGCCGGCACGTTCCAATCGGCGTTGAACATGTCACCGTAGAATTCCCATTGCAGGCCCTTCGGCACGCGGGTGCGGCCGGCCCACAGGCTGTCGACGATCGCCTGGCGGTCGATCGCATGGGTGAAAGCGCGCCGCACAAGCGGATTTGCGAGCACGGCGTGGTTCTTGTCGAACACGGTCAGGCGGTGATTGAGGATGGTGCCGCCCTGCACCTCGAACGCGGAATTCTTCTCGATGCCGGCGACCTGATCCGGTGGGATGTCGCAGGCGAACTGATACTCCCCCGAGAGCAGCCCGTTGATGCGGCTCGCGACCTCCGGGACTTCCAGAAAGCGGATGCGTTTGAGCGGCGGCCGCCCGCCCCAATATTCGTCGTGAGCTTCCAGCGTCAGCGACACGTCGGGCTTGAGCTCGACCACCTTGTAGGGACCGGTGGTGATCGGCTTGCGCGCCCAGTCGAGATAGCTTGCGGATTCCTCCCAGGCGCGGCGGTTCATGATGTCGGAGCCGTAGCGCATCAGGCGGCCCTCGATCGTGACGTCGGGCGTCGCGTTGTAGAAGCGCACCGTGTACTTGTCGACGGCGTCGACGCGGACGAGGTCGGGCCAGATGCGGCGAGCGACCGCGGGGACATCAGGCGGCAATTCCTTGCCCGGACGCGGCGTCGGGATCTTCTCGAACGCCTGGATGGTCGAGCGGCTCTTAGCCTCGGTCTCGCCGAACATGCGCTGGCGGCTGAAGGTGAAGACGACGTCCTCGGCCGTGAGCTCGTCGCCATTGTGGAATTTGACGCCCTGCCGCAGCTTCAGCTCGACGGTCTGATCGTCGATGCGGCGCCATTCGGTGGCGAGACCCGGCACGGCCTCGAGATTGCCGCGCCAGTTCTTGGAGATCAGACCTTCCCAGATCGAGGAGAAGAACACGCGCTCGCCGACATTGGACTGCTCGCGCAGCACGTCGAGCACGTTGGCATTCGTCACCTTCTGCACGGCGATCGTCACCGACGGACGGTTGTCGCTCTGCCCGATCGCAAAGCGCGGCAGCAGCAATGTGCCCGCGGCAG
The nucleotide sequence above comes from Bradyrhizobium sp. NDS-1. Encoded proteins:
- a CDS encoding P-loop ATPase, Sll1717 family — translated: MKKVDLLKQLTFGLQVAEDEIGELERYFVETHQWARMEKGQIDIVRGEKGSGKSAIYSLLLSRTGPFFDNGILLIPAENPRGGTVFKDLSTEPPTSEQEFVALWKLYIITLIAQQIRDFGISGSGANRIYGILEAAGLLEAKLNLRSILRAAHDYARKLSAAESLEGGMKIDPHTLLPVGVTGKIVLREPNQDLRKAGVVSIDGLFSDLDEVLESNNLTVWVLLDRLDVAFVDNHELEANALRALMRAYSDLKNTGRLALKIFLREDIWKRIMDGGMREASHLIRYVVLEWAEPTLLNLIMKRLLKNEALVQEFGLDVNAILGNARAQEDTFYRFFPKQVDQGPQKASTFKWLVTRCADGTRKTAPRELIHLLNVILEQEIRRLENGGEAPADDLLFDRSVFKMALPTVSNARLNQYLYAEYPNEKPFVSRLEGQKTAQTAQSLADLWGISQEEALTKARRLVDLGFFEERGTREDPTFWTPFLYRGALNLIQGRAETDDDD
- a CDS encoding pilus assembly protein N-terminal domain-containing protein — translated: MRAVFLSFAVLLSIIAGRAVAEPPKEIVTNNEIKLRAEDARTFAFEEPFGRLSLTVEGVAQIVPETDRAFTLRGLRPGRTLLTAYAPDGRVIHRAVVIIEQTQGYVKIYGTKDQATGALAKDFFGYYCTDTGCGRVDPDKVPTRPSPEQPLGTTVSETRQQQDGHSVTIQRNYPGEGPASLGGPPAAKN
- the ilvD gene encoding dihydroxy-acid dehydratase; amino-acid sequence: MPAYRSRTTTHGRNMAGARGLWRATGMKDADFGKPIIAVVNSFTQFVPGHVHLKDLGQLVAREIEQAGGVAKEFNTIAVDDGIAMGHDGMLYSLPSRELIADSVEYMANAHCADGLVCISNCDKITPGMLMAALRLNIPAVFVSGGPMEAGKVKLAGKTKAVDLIDAMVAAADSKVSDEDVKVIERSACPTCGSCSGMFTANSMNCLTEALGLALPGNGTVVATHADRKRLFVEAGHTIVDLVRRYYEQEDASVLPRNVANFKAFENAMTLDIAMGGSTNTVLHLLAAAHEGEVKFTMQDIDRLSRRVPVLCKVAPSVADVHVEDVHRAGGIMGILGELDRAGLIDTSVSTVHAPTMKDSLERWDIKRSKSEAVRTFFRASPGGIPTQVAFSQERRYDELDADREKGVVRDLEHAFSKDGGLAVLYGNLAQDGCIVKTAGVDASILKFSGPARVFESQDAAVEGILGGKVVAGEVVVIIYEGPRGGPGMQEMLYPTSYLKSMGLGKACALVTDGRFSGGSSGLSIGHLSPEAAEGGNIGLVQTGDIIAIDIPNRSITLEVSDEELAKRRAAEEAKGDAAWQAQGRKRNVSTALQAYAALTTSAARGAVREVKRRSN
- a CDS encoding ABC transporter permease; translation: MTDATLKDTTVRRRISLPAIPVSVALAVTWIVAMLVIAAFAEKIAPYGFTQLDLRNRLAAPGNAAHWLGTDELGRDVLSRLLVSIRISLLIAFGATAISAVVGTTLGFLAAHFRGAVEQFVLMLTDFQASMPFLIMALAVLAFFGNSLPLLIGLMGLFGWERYARIARGLAVSANAQGYAAAVRQLGATPPRIYVRHILPNIASTLIVSTTLVFPEVILMESGLSFLGLGVQPPMTSLGNMVGYGREYLTRAPWIMLAPATTIVITTLAVSVIGDWLRDRLEPTLQ
- a CDS encoding thermonuclease family protein; translated protein: MSTAIQFRGKPKAASWASAAIIVAAILLGVAHLWSSPSSPIAIFPVDGDTVRHQGQIYRLVGFDTPERGNKARCEDERRRAEAATDRLRQLIAGGDTRLQRVACACRPGEEGTNRCNYGRLCGALTIGGRDVGEILIGEGLAHRYVCSGTRCPPRQRWC